One part of the Micrococcus sp. 2A genome encodes these proteins:
- a CDS encoding phosphotransferase codes for MTSSPVASEFELAAEALTRLLPDVPAALADRLRAAAWSAGHVVESGQFHRVLVLDGLAVLRMARVSEAGAPVGAAWAPEDSPAAHLPRRVGLVTALADAGLPFAVPRPLSAVLRRDDDAGRPLAAAVLQASVPGQPHPPHEGDPTVLRGIVDALDTVDVTDPAVAAGLGPAFAFRGPWTAERVARVGRLGASLPTEHAGALPADWAGLVARIAGAVTAWAAAPPDGPALVHGDLAGHNMHWVPAPDGDDVRWELSGILDWDLAHAGDGARNVAYLGIWHGEERIEDIARTPAEARRARVWLGAAGLDSLDDAAARQELTGRAPRWGRLLRKVVPRIERASCALAGR; via the coding sequence ATGACCTCCTCCCCCGTCGCGTCCGAGTTCGAGCTGGCGGCCGAGGCCCTGACCCGGCTGCTCCCGGACGTGCCCGCCGCGCTCGCGGACCGGCTGCGCGCCGCCGCGTGGTCGGCCGGGCACGTGGTGGAGTCCGGCCAGTTCCACCGCGTGCTGGTGCTCGACGGCCTGGCCGTGCTGCGCATGGCCCGGGTCAGCGAGGCCGGCGCCCCGGTCGGCGCGGCCTGGGCGCCCGAGGACTCCCCCGCCGCCCACCTGCCGCGCCGCGTGGGGCTGGTGACGGCCCTCGCGGACGCGGGCCTGCCCTTCGCGGTGCCGCGTCCGCTGTCGGCGGTGCTCCGCCGGGACGACGACGCCGGCCGCCCCCTCGCCGCGGCCGTCCTCCAGGCGTCCGTGCCGGGGCAGCCGCACCCGCCCCACGAGGGCGACCCGACCGTCCTGCGGGGGATCGTGGACGCCCTCGACACCGTGGACGTGACCGACCCGGCCGTCGCGGCGGGACTCGGCCCGGCGTTCGCGTTCCGGGGTCCGTGGACCGCGGAGCGCGTGGCGCGCGTGGGGCGGCTGGGCGCGTCCCTGCCGACAGAGCACGCCGGAGCGCTACCGGCGGACTGGGCCGGCCTCGTCGCGAGGATCGCGGGGGCGGTGACGGCGTGGGCCGCCGCGCCCCCGGACGGGCCCGCGCTGGTGCACGGGGACCTGGCCGGGCACAACATGCACTGGGTGCCCGCCCCGGACGGGGACGACGTGCGGTGGGAGCTCTCCGGGATCCTGGACTGGGACCTCGCCCACGCCGGCGACGGAGCCCGCAACGTGGCCTACCTGGGGATCTGGCACGGCGAGGAGCGGATCGAGGACATCGCCCGCACGCCCGCGGAGGCCCGCCGGGCCCGCGTGTGGCTGGGCGCCGCCGGCCTGGACTCCCTCGACGACGCCGCAGCCCGCCAGGAGCTCACCGGCCGCGCCCCCCGCTGGGGGCGGCTGCTGCGCAAGGTGGTGCCGCGCATCGAGCGGGCGTCCTGCGCCCTCGCGGGGCGCTGA
- a CDS encoding glutaredoxin domain-containing protein, giving the protein MRRLVGDPWFYPVLFAASGIFFAVWGTVNRNLAVIASSLVLLSFALRYLRATRVRSRPLAGAEAHVAAGGVVVFWRPGCQYCMTLIKALTPAERAAASWVNIWTDAEAAAALRRLHARREGREHEAVPTVWARKKDFIVADDASRARLKDMLRAATPAQEGSAR; this is encoded by the coding sequence GTGAGACGGCTGGTGGGCGATCCCTGGTTCTACCCGGTGCTGTTCGCGGCGTCGGGGATCTTCTTCGCGGTGTGGGGCACGGTGAACCGGAACCTCGCGGTGATCGCGTCCTCGCTGGTGCTGCTGTCCTTCGCGCTGCGCTATCTCCGGGCCACCCGGGTGCGCTCCCGCCCGCTCGCCGGCGCGGAGGCGCACGTGGCGGCGGGCGGCGTCGTGGTGTTCTGGCGGCCCGGCTGCCAGTACTGCATGACGCTGATCAAGGCGCTCACGCCCGCGGAGCGCGCGGCGGCCTCCTGGGTGAACATCTGGACGGACGCCGAGGCTGCGGCCGCGCTGCGCCGCCTCCACGCACGGCGCGAAGGTCGCGAGCACGAGGCCGTCCCCACGGTGTGGGCGCGGAAGAAGGACTTCATCGTGGCCGACGACGCCTCGCGCGCCCGCCTGAAGGACATGCTGCGGGCGGCCACGCCCGCGCAGGAGGGGAGCGCCCGATGA
- the ligA gene encoding NAD-dependent DNA ligase LigA, producing MSTPEPSVGPDAPGQIPSERLREEYETLVEQVRAARTAYYQQDAPELSDAEYDALYRRLEDIETLHPEIVANDSPTQEVGGEASAAFSPVTHGARMYSLEDLFSEDELRTWFLRTAGTLTAGRPEAAPAWTVEVKIDGLAVNLRYREGRLVQAATRGDGRVGEDVTQNVRTIADVPQTLTGKGWPAEFEVRGEVFMSSAAFAELNAQRAEEGLPPFANPRNAAAGSLRQKDPAVTARRPLSMILHGVGAGPDLGVASQHEAYDALAAWGLPVSPYTRLVEGADEAALADVVAVIEEYGRRRHELIHEIDGIVVKADAFADQRLLGHTSRVPRWAAAFKYPPEEVHTLLLDILVSVGRTGRVTPFAHMEPVSVAGSTVSLATLHNQDVVKAKGVLIGDTVILRKAGDVIPEVVGPVLPLRETAAERGIELREFVMPAACPSCGTPLAPAKEGDVDLRCPNARSCPAQLAGRVEHLGSRGAFDVEALGEEAARWLVNGPGPDPAENGGRVLPEGAGVITAEAQVFDLASGTPEEITGPRGEDGLTDLQRSLGDVRVWRETRTKVDGTFVPSGRFELKPYFFTAGTAKKPSGPTANTLRLFDELEKAKSQPVWRTLVALSIRHVGPTAARSLATAFGSMAALRAAAEAGQRDRLAEIDGVGPIIADALIEWFAEDWHREVVDRWAAAGVSMEDEQDESMPRTLEGVTVVVTGSLEGFSRDSAKEAILVRGGKASGSVSKKTHFLVAGENAGTKLEKAEQLGVPVLDEAGFVTLLAEGPAAFAGEETAEGEAGTGEDAG from the coding sequence GTGAGCACCCCCGAGCCCTCCGTCGGCCCCGACGCCCCCGGACAGATCCCCTCCGAGCGCCTCCGCGAGGAGTACGAGACGCTCGTCGAGCAGGTCCGCGCCGCGCGCACCGCGTACTACCAGCAGGACGCCCCGGAGCTCTCGGACGCGGAGTACGACGCGCTGTACCGCCGCCTCGAGGACATCGAGACGCTGCACCCGGAGATCGTCGCCAACGACTCGCCCACCCAGGAGGTCGGCGGCGAGGCCTCCGCCGCGTTCTCCCCGGTCACGCACGGGGCGCGCATGTACTCGCTCGAGGACCTGTTCTCCGAGGACGAGCTGCGCACCTGGTTCCTGCGCACCGCGGGCACCCTGACGGCGGGCCGCCCGGAGGCGGCTCCGGCGTGGACGGTCGAGGTGAAGATCGACGGGCTGGCCGTGAACCTGCGCTACCGGGAGGGCCGGCTCGTGCAGGCCGCCACCCGCGGCGACGGGCGCGTGGGCGAGGACGTCACGCAGAACGTGCGCACCATCGCCGACGTCCCCCAGACGCTCACGGGCAAGGGATGGCCGGCCGAGTTCGAGGTGCGCGGTGAGGTCTTCATGTCCTCCGCCGCCTTCGCGGAGCTCAACGCGCAGCGCGCAGAGGAGGGTCTGCCGCCCTTCGCGAACCCGCGCAACGCGGCCGCCGGCTCCCTGCGCCAGAAGGATCCCGCCGTCACGGCCCGGCGCCCGCTGTCCATGATCCTGCACGGCGTCGGCGCGGGGCCGGACCTCGGCGTCGCCTCCCAGCACGAGGCCTACGACGCGCTGGCGGCCTGGGGCCTGCCCGTGAGCCCGTACACGCGCCTCGTGGAGGGCGCGGACGAGGCCGCGCTGGCCGACGTCGTCGCGGTGATCGAGGAGTACGGGCGCCGCCGGCATGAGCTGATCCACGAGATCGACGGCATCGTGGTCAAGGCCGACGCCTTCGCGGACCAGCGCCTGCTCGGCCACACCTCCCGCGTGCCCCGCTGGGCGGCCGCGTTCAAGTACCCGCCGGAGGAGGTGCACACCCTCCTGCTCGACATCCTCGTCAGCGTGGGCCGCACCGGCCGCGTCACCCCCTTCGCCCACATGGAGCCCGTGTCGGTGGCCGGGTCCACCGTCTCCCTGGCCACGCTGCACAACCAGGACGTGGTCAAGGCCAAGGGCGTGCTGATCGGGGACACCGTCATCCTGCGCAAGGCGGGGGACGTGATCCCCGAGGTCGTGGGCCCCGTGCTGCCGCTGCGCGAGACCGCAGCCGAGCGGGGCATCGAGCTGCGCGAGTTCGTGATGCCCGCGGCATGCCCGTCCTGCGGGACCCCCCTGGCGCCTGCCAAGGAGGGGGACGTGGACCTGCGCTGCCCCAACGCTCGCTCGTGCCCCGCCCAGCTGGCCGGCCGCGTGGAGCACCTCGGCTCGCGCGGGGCGTTCGACGTCGAGGCGCTCGGCGAGGAGGCCGCCCGCTGGCTCGTGAACGGGCCCGGCCCGGATCCGGCCGAGAACGGCGGTCGGGTGCTCCCCGAGGGCGCCGGCGTCATCACCGCGGAGGCGCAGGTCTTCGACCTCGCCTCCGGCACGCCCGAGGAGATCACGGGCCCCCGCGGCGAGGACGGCCTGACGGACCTCCAGCGCTCGCTGGGCGACGTCCGGGTGTGGCGGGAGACGCGCACCAAGGTGGACGGCACGTTCGTGCCCTCCGGGAGGTTCGAGCTCAAGCCGTACTTCTTCACCGCGGGCACGGCGAAGAAGCCGTCCGGGCCCACCGCCAACACGCTGCGCCTCTTCGACGAGCTGGAGAAGGCCAAGTCCCAGCCCGTGTGGCGCACCCTCGTGGCGCTGTCCATCCGGCACGTCGGCCCGACGGCGGCCCGCTCCCTGGCCACCGCGTTCGGGTCCATGGCGGCGCTGCGCGCGGCCGCGGAGGCGGGGCAGCGGGACCGGCTCGCGGAGATCGACGGCGTGGGCCCGATCATCGCGGACGCCCTCATCGAGTGGTTCGCGGAGGACTGGCACCGTGAGGTGGTGGACCGCTGGGCCGCCGCGGGCGTCTCCATGGAGGACGAGCAGGACGAGTCCATGCCCCGCACGCTGGAGGGCGTGACCGTGGTGGTCACCGGATCGCTCGAGGGCTTCTCCCGCGACTCCGCGAAGGAGGCCATCCTGGTGCGCGGCGGCAAGGCGTCCGGCTCCGTCTCCAAGAAGACCCACTTCCTCGTGGCCGGGGAGAACGCGGGAACCAAGCTGGAGAAGGCCGAGCAGCTCGGCGTGCCCGTGCTGGACGAGGCCGGGTTCGTCACGCTGCTGGCCGAGGGGCCGGCGGCGTTCGCGGGGGAGGAGACGGCCGAGGGGGAGGCCGGAACGGGGGAGGACGCCGGATGA
- the gatB gene encoding Asp-tRNA(Asn)/Glu-tRNA(Gln) amidotransferase subunit GatB, whose translation MSHAEQTMDFAEAMERFDPVLGFEVHVELNTATKIFSSAPNAFGDEPNTNVTPLDLGLPGTLPVLNREVVEYAIRLGVALDAQVAETCRFARKNYFYPDTPKNFQTSQYDEPIVFDGHLDVELEDGEVFRVEIERAHLEDDAGKLTHMGGSGRIQGAANSLVDYNRAGVPLIEIVTRPIVGAGERAPEIARAYVAAIRDIVKAIGISDARMEHGNVRCDANVSLMEKGAEVFGTRTETKNVSSTRAVQHAVTHEIQRQAAVLAAGGTITQETRHWHEDTRTTTSGRPKSDADDYRYFPEPDLVSVVVDEAWIERVRAELPELPAVRNKRLKAEWGFSDEEFRDVVNAGVLDEIVATVEAGASAAAARKWWMGEIARLANVREVTVAELGITPAHVVEVEELIAAKTINDKIAKQVLGLVADGEGAPKEVVSAKGLAVVSDDGALTEAVDAAIADNPDVVEKIRGGKMQAVGALIGPVMKATRGQADAGRVREIVLERLGVG comes from the coding sequence ATGAGCCACGCAGAGCAGACCATGGACTTCGCGGAGGCGATGGAGCGCTTCGACCCCGTGCTGGGCTTCGAGGTGCACGTGGAGCTGAACACCGCCACGAAGATCTTCTCCTCGGCGCCCAACGCGTTCGGCGACGAGCCGAACACCAACGTGACCCCGCTCGACCTCGGCCTGCCCGGCACCCTGCCGGTGCTCAACCGCGAGGTCGTGGAGTACGCGATCCGCCTGGGCGTGGCCCTGGACGCGCAGGTCGCCGAGACCTGCCGGTTCGCACGGAAGAACTACTTCTACCCGGACACGCCGAAGAACTTCCAGACCTCCCAGTACGACGAGCCGATCGTCTTCGACGGCCACCTGGACGTCGAGCTGGAGGACGGTGAGGTCTTCCGCGTGGAGATCGAGCGCGCGCACCTCGAGGACGACGCCGGCAAGCTCACCCACATGGGCGGCTCCGGCCGGATCCAGGGCGCGGCGAACTCGCTGGTGGACTACAACCGCGCCGGCGTGCCGCTGATCGAGATCGTCACCAGGCCCATCGTGGGCGCGGGGGAGCGGGCCCCGGAGATCGCGCGCGCCTACGTGGCCGCCATCCGGGACATCGTGAAGGCCATCGGCATCTCGGACGCCCGCATGGAGCACGGCAACGTGCGCTGCGACGCGAACGTCTCCCTCATGGAGAAGGGCGCCGAGGTCTTCGGCACGCGCACCGAGACCAAGAACGTGAGCTCCACGCGCGCCGTGCAGCACGCCGTCACCCACGAGATCCAGCGTCAGGCCGCCGTGCTCGCCGCGGGCGGGACCATCACGCAGGAGACCCGCCACTGGCACGAGGACACGCGCACGACGACGTCGGGCCGTCCCAAGTCCGACGCCGACGACTACCGCTACTTCCCCGAGCCGGACCTCGTGTCCGTCGTCGTGGACGAGGCGTGGATCGAGCGCGTGCGCGCCGAGCTGCCCGAGCTGCCGGCCGTGCGCAACAAGCGACTCAAGGCCGAGTGGGGCTTCTCGGACGAGGAGTTCCGCGACGTCGTCAACGCCGGCGTCCTGGACGAGATCGTCGCGACCGTGGAGGCCGGCGCCTCCGCGGCGGCCGCCCGCAAGTGGTGGATGGGCGAGATCGCTCGCCTGGCGAACGTCCGCGAGGTCACCGTCGCCGAGCTGGGGATCACCCCGGCGCACGTGGTGGAGGTCGAGGAGCTGATCGCCGCCAAGACGATCAACGACAAGATCGCCAAGCAGGTGCTCGGTCTGGTGGCCGACGGCGAGGGCGCCCCGAAGGAGGTCGTCTCGGCGAAGGGCCTGGCCGTGGTGTCCGACGACGGCGCGCTCACCGAGGCCGTCGACGCGGCGATCGCGGACAACCCGGACGTCGTCGAGAAGATCAGGGGCGGCAAGATGCAGGCCGTCGGTGCCCTGATCGGGCCCGTCATGAAGGCGACCCGCGGCCAGGCCGACGCCGGCCGCGTGCGCGAGATCGTGCTGGAGCGCCTCGGGGTGGGCTGA
- a CDS encoding GNAT family N-acetyltransferase, which produces MSGIHVRALRPEDHDAVAALTLASYVDGGHIDPDSAYVRTLTDVASRAEKAEVLVAELDGQVVGSVVLTPLGSPMAETAVEGEYEFRMLAVHPDHHRRGVARALMAAIVERARALPGIEAIALTTMPTMTDAHRLYERMGFVRLPERDWHLRDVVPDLDPADEAGPFIVYRMPLG; this is translated from the coding sequence ATGAGCGGGATCCACGTCCGGGCGCTGCGCCCCGAGGACCACGACGCCGTCGCCGCGCTCACGCTGGCCTCCTACGTGGACGGCGGGCACATCGACCCCGACTCCGCGTACGTGCGGACCCTCACGGACGTGGCCTCCCGGGCGGAGAAGGCGGAGGTCCTCGTCGCCGAGCTCGACGGGCAGGTGGTCGGCTCCGTGGTGCTCACCCCGCTGGGCTCGCCGATGGCGGAGACCGCCGTGGAGGGGGAGTACGAGTTCCGCATGCTGGCCGTGCACCCGGACCACCACCGCCGCGGCGTCGCCCGCGCCCTGATGGCCGCGATCGTGGAGCGGGCCCGGGCCCTGCCCGGGATCGAGGCCATCGCCCTGACCACCATGCCGACGATGACCGACGCCCACCGGCTCTACGAGCGCATGGGCTTCGTGCGGCTGCCCGAGCGGGACTGGCACCTGCGGGACGTGGTCCCGGACCTGGACCCGGCGGACGAGGCCGGTCCCTTCATCGTGTACCGGATGCCGCTGGGCTGA
- the gatC gene encoding Asp-tRNA(Asn)/Glu-tRNA(Gln) amidotransferase subunit GatC: MPEITREQVEHLARLAHIQMSEEELAQMPGELEEILAAVEDVRAVATADVEPTSHPIALHNVFREDVPTGMLTQEQALDQAPDAEDGQFKVPAILDGE, translated from the coding sequence ATGCCGGAGATCACCCGGGAGCAGGTGGAGCACCTCGCCCGCCTGGCCCACATCCAGATGAGCGAGGAGGAGCTGGCCCAGATGCCGGGCGAGCTCGAGGAGATCCTCGCGGCCGTCGAGGACGTGCGCGCGGTGGCCACCGCGGACGTGGAGCCCACCTCCCACCCCATCGCCCTGCACAACGTGTTCCGCGAGGACGTGCCCACGGGCATGCTCACGCAGGAGCAGGCCCTGGACCAGGCGCCGGACGCCGAGGACGGCCAGTTCAAGGTCCCCGCGATCCTGGACGGAGAGTGA
- a CDS encoding CPBP family intramembrane glutamic endopeptidase: MIGRPDLRSDAAPAARPALPAPSARVVRWEIALVLGLSLGRSAVYAVVQLIDKATRAPLGEQTTVLNPALSPRWGFDLTYQLLDIGFALVPVLLVLHLTWLRGRNPFRAFGLDLRRPGRDLAWGLALFVGIGLGTLAVYAAGRAAGVTTAIVAAALDDTWYQVPVLLLSAARHALVEEVIVGVWLVDRLGWLQRLHTARRAGAPAPAAEGPGLVLPARIWTVVLALAVLRGSYHLYQGVGPGIGNALMGVVFTLVLLRTRRVMPLVLAHFLLDAAGFVAYPLLHEAGLLGV; encoded by the coding sequence ATGATCGGCCGCCCCGACCTCCGTTCCGACGCCGCCCCCGCCGCCCGGCCCGCGCTGCCCGCCCCGAGCGCGCGCGTGGTGCGGTGGGAGATCGCGCTCGTCCTGGGCCTGTCCCTGGGGCGCAGCGCGGTGTATGCGGTCGTCCAGCTGATCGACAAGGCCACCCGTGCCCCGCTGGGGGAGCAGACCACGGTGCTGAACCCCGCGCTCAGCCCGCGGTGGGGCTTCGACCTGACCTACCAGCTGCTGGACATCGGCTTCGCCCTCGTCCCCGTGCTGCTGGTGCTGCACCTGACGTGGCTGCGCGGGCGGAACCCGTTCCGCGCGTTCGGCCTGGACCTGCGCCGCCCGGGCCGCGACCTCGCCTGGGGCCTGGCGCTGTTCGTGGGGATCGGCCTGGGCACGCTCGCGGTGTACGCGGCCGGCCGCGCTGCCGGGGTCACGACGGCGATCGTCGCCGCCGCCCTCGACGACACCTGGTACCAGGTCCCCGTGCTGCTGCTCTCGGCCGCGCGGCACGCGCTCGTGGAGGAGGTGATCGTGGGGGTCTGGCTCGTCGACCGCCTCGGCTGGCTCCAGCGGCTGCACACCGCCCGGCGCGCCGGAGCCCCCGCGCCCGCCGCGGAGGGCCCGGGCCTCGTCCTGCCGGCCCGCATCTGGACCGTGGTGCTCGCCCTGGCCGTGCTGCGGGGCAGCTACCACCTCTACCAGGGCGTGGGGCCGGGCATCGGCAACGCGCTCATGGGGGTGGTGTTCACCCTGGTGCTGCTGCGCACGCGCCGGGTCATGCCTCTCGTCCTCGCCCACTTCCTGCTGGACGCGGCCGGGTTCGTGGCGTATCCGCTGCTGCACGAGGCAGGGCTGCTCGGGGTCTGA
- the gatA gene encoding Asp-tRNA(Asn)/Glu-tRNA(Gln) amidotransferase subunit GatA has translation MTETFDVNAEAGADQLVRLTALQMAERLRAGTTTSVELVQAHLDRIAEFDGDPRADAAEDRGVRAYLHVNAEEALAVAAEVDAIRAAGGAEAEALHPLAGVPVAIKDNIVTVGQPTTAASRMLDGWMSPYDATVIDRIRAARLPILGKTNMDEFAMGGSTEYSAFGVTRNPWDLDRVPGGSGGGSAAAVAAFLAPFALGSDTGGSIREPAAFTGTVGVKPTYGAVSRFGVIAMASSLDQVGPAARTVADAAALQQVIAGHDERDSTSLPEEPADLGAAAARGNLSGLRIGVIADLREDGYHPGVKAAFDADVAALREAGAEIVEVSCPHFHAALGAYYLIMPSEVSSNLARFDGVRYGNRVVPAGGGTIEQVMGATRAAGFGPEVKRRIILGTYALSAGYYDAYYGSAQKVRTLVQQDFAAAFEQVDVLLSPTAPGTAFALGEQTKDPVTMYLNDYATIPANLAGVPGISVPGGLVDGLPYGLQFTAPAREDARLYEVGAAVEALVTRRGGSPVWAQAPELEKGAQRRTGAERATTATTAGGRA, from the coding sequence ATGACCGAGACCTTCGATGTGAACGCCGAGGCGGGCGCCGACCAGCTGGTCCGCCTCACCGCCCTGCAGATGGCCGAGCGCCTGCGCGCCGGCACGACCACCTCCGTGGAGCTCGTCCAGGCGCACCTGGACCGCATCGCGGAGTTCGACGGCGACCCGCGCGCCGACGCCGCAGAGGACCGCGGCGTGCGGGCGTACCTGCACGTCAACGCGGAGGAGGCGCTCGCCGTCGCCGCCGAGGTGGACGCGATCCGCGCCGCCGGGGGCGCCGAGGCCGAGGCCCTGCACCCGCTGGCCGGCGTGCCGGTGGCGATCAAGGACAACATCGTCACCGTCGGGCAGCCCACGACGGCGGCCTCCAGGATGCTCGACGGCTGGATGAGCCCGTACGACGCCACGGTCATCGATCGGATCCGCGCCGCCCGCCTGCCGATCCTGGGCAAGACCAACATGGACGAGTTCGCGATGGGCGGCTCCACCGAGTACTCCGCGTTCGGCGTGACCCGCAACCCGTGGGACCTGGACCGGGTGCCCGGCGGCTCCGGTGGCGGCTCGGCCGCCGCGGTGGCCGCGTTCCTCGCCCCGTTCGCCCTGGGCTCGGACACGGGCGGCTCCATCCGCGAGCCCGCCGCGTTCACCGGCACCGTGGGCGTCAAGCCCACGTACGGCGCCGTGTCCCGCTTCGGCGTGATCGCGATGGCCTCCTCGCTGGACCAGGTGGGCCCCGCCGCGCGCACCGTGGCGGACGCCGCCGCGCTGCAGCAGGTGATCGCCGGCCATGACGAGCGCGACTCCACCTCGCTGCCCGAGGAGCCCGCCGACCTCGGCGCGGCCGCTGCCCGCGGGAACCTCTCCGGCCTGCGCATCGGCGTGATCGCCGACCTGCGCGAGGACGGCTACCACCCCGGTGTGAAGGCAGCCTTCGACGCCGACGTCGCCGCCCTGCGCGAGGCGGGCGCGGAGATCGTCGAGGTCTCCTGCCCGCACTTCCACGCGGCCCTGGGCGCGTACTACCTCATCATGCCCTCGGAGGTCTCCTCCAACCTGGCCCGCTTCGACGGCGTCCGCTACGGCAACCGCGTGGTCCCGGCCGGCGGCGGCACGATCGAGCAGGTCATGGGCGCCACCCGCGCCGCCGGCTTCGGCCCCGAGGTCAAGCGCCGCATCATCCTGGGCACCTACGCCCTCTCCGCGGGCTACTACGACGCCTACTACGGCTCCGCGCAGAAGGTCCGCACGCTCGTGCAGCAGGACTTCGCGGCCGCCTTCGAGCAGGTGGACGTGCTGCTGAGCCCCACCGCGCCGGGCACCGCCTTCGCGCTGGGGGAGCAGACGAAGGATCCGGTCACCATGTACCTCAACGACTACGCGACCATCCCGGCCAACCTGGCCGGCGTTCCGGGCATCTCGGTGCCCGGCGGCCTCGTGGACGGCCTGCCGTACGGCCTGCAGTTCACGGCCCCGGCGCGCGAGGACGCCCGCCTGTACGAGGTGGGCGCCGCCGTCGAGGCGCTGGTGACCCGCCGCGGCGGCTCGCCCGTGTGGGCGCAGGCCCCCGAGCTCGAGAAGGGCGCGCAGCGCCGCACCGGCGCCGAGCGCGCCACCACCGCGACCACGGCAGGAGGCCGGGCATGA
- a CDS encoding inositol monophosphatase family protein, with product MSPAPQPRAAARPTPTTAGLLVIAKAAARAGADVLAQRWVRHHPATPLTAASLGAETKSSGSDWVTDYDRRAEQAVRAVITGYRPDDELMGEEYGATVPSRPSGLRWSIDPLDGTTNFVRGIPQFCTSVAVMGPADAAVAERLGVPEGTPRWLAGAVVAPALGRTWFASAGEGAFSTADATTAGVELPGRDEAPVRLAGPVPGRSGRLLATGFGYDPARRQVQVRALEALLPGFGDVRRIGSAALDLCMVADGTLDAYAEFGTQEWDWAAGALIAEEAGARVRRPASGDGTADPGWMVAGDVDEAALTAAQEVTA from the coding sequence ATGAGCCCCGCCCCGCAGCCCCGCGCCGCAGCGCGTCCGACCCCCACCACGGCGGGCCTGCTCGTCATCGCCAAGGCCGCCGCACGGGCCGGGGCGGACGTGCTCGCCCAGCGGTGGGTCCGTCACCACCCGGCCACCCCGCTGACCGCGGCCTCGCTCGGCGCCGAGACCAAGTCCTCCGGCTCGGACTGGGTCACGGACTACGACCGCCGCGCCGAACAGGCCGTCCGCGCCGTCATCACCGGCTACCGGCCGGACGACGAGCTCATGGGCGAGGAGTACGGCGCCACCGTCCCCTCGCGTCCGAGCGGGCTGCGCTGGAGCATCGACCCGCTCGACGGCACCACCAACTTCGTGCGAGGGATCCCGCAGTTCTGCACCTCCGTGGCCGTGATGGGCCCGGCGGACGCCGCTGTCGCCGAGCGCCTCGGCGTGCCGGAGGGGACGCCGCGCTGGCTGGCGGGCGCCGTCGTCGCCCCCGCGCTGGGGCGCACGTGGTTCGCGAGCGCGGGCGAGGGTGCCTTCAGCACCGCGGACGCGACGACGGCGGGTGTCGAGCTGCCGGGCCGGGACGAGGCCCCCGTGCGCCTGGCCGGCCCCGTGCCCGGCCGCTCCGGGAGGCTGTTGGCCACCGGCTTCGGCTACGACCCCGCGCGTCGGCAGGTCCAGGTGCGCGCCCTCGAGGCGCTGCTGCCCGGCTTCGGGGACGTGCGCCGCATCGGCTCGGCCGCCCTGGACCTGTGCATGGTGGCGGACGGCACCCTGGACGCGTATGCCGAGTTCGGCACGCAGGAGTGGGACTGGGCCGCCGGCGCGCTGATCGCGGAGGAGGCCGGGGCCCGCGTGCGCCGGCCCGCGAGCGGCGACGGCACGGCCGATCCCGGCTGGATGGTGGCCGGGGACGTGGACGAGGCCGCCCTGACGGCGGCACAGGAGGTGACCGCGTGA